Proteins encoded by one window of Hylaeus volcanicus isolate JK05 chromosome 7, UHH_iyHylVolc1.0_haploid, whole genome shotgun sequence:
- the LOC128879753 gene encoding GPN-loop GTPase 3 — MRYAQLVMGPAGSGKSTYCSAMQQHAANEGKIIEVVNLDPAAEYFDYEPLVDIRELIQLDDAMEDAELQFGPNGGLVFCMEYLLENSTWLEEKLGDVDDDYIIFDCPGQIELYTHMTVIRQLTAMLQNLNFRICGIFLVDSQFMIDGSKFLSGTMAALSVMINLELPHVNILSKMDLLSKSARKQLDKYLEPDPHSLLADMEKDSWNEKYRNLTEAIGRLIEDYSLVRFYPLHIKDEESIADIKLTIDNIIQYGEDTDVKIRDFDEPDEDDDRDGL; from the exons ATGAGATACGCACAACTTGTAATGGGACCAGCTGGCAGTGGGAag tcTACATATTGTTCTGCTATGCAACAACATGCAGCCAATGAGGGAAAAATTATAGAAGTAGTGAATTTAGATCCTGCAGCAGAGTATTTTGATTACGAACCTCTAGTCGATATAAGGGAATTAATTCAGTTAGATGATGCTATGGAAGATGCTGAATTGCAATTTGGGCCCAATGGTGGACTTGTGTTTTGCATGGA GTACTTATTAGAGAATTCTACATGGTTGGAGGAAAAATTAGGCGACGTGGATGAtgattacattatttttgattgTCCAGGtcaaatagaattatatacaCACATGACAGTCATTCGTCAGTTAACAGCAATGTTGCAAAATCTAAATTTCCGTATATgtggaatttttttagtagacAGTCAATTTATGATCGATGgatcaaaatttttatcggGCACAATGGCTGCACTTAGCGTAAtgattaatttagaattacCACATGTTAATATTCTTAGTAAAATGGATCTATTGTCAAAAAGTGCAAGAAAGCAATTAGATAAGTATTTAGAACCTGACCCACACAGTCTATTGGCAGATATGGAAAAAGATTcttggaatgaaaaatatagaaatctTACAGAGGCTATAGGAAGACTTATAGAAGATTATAGTCTAGTACGCTTTTACCCATTACATATAAAAGATGAAGAGAGCATTgcagatattaaattaacgatCGACAACATTATTCAATATGGGGAAGATACTGATGTTAAAATCAGAGATTTTGATGAGCCTGATGAAGATGATGACAGAGATGGATTATGA
- the LOC128879941 gene encoding uncharacterized protein LOC128879941 — METMMVTRKIKRPNLATLEFANKKLKTTRKVKYLGVIINEKLTWREHVFSKVAAAKKNLNLLCRILGPTWGMTPPTTKWIYEAIIVPRITFGNIVWWQTSNMITATTKLDSIQGTALRRTFGTFKTTPTRELEALTNCPPLLLLLDTKIKELAMKTAMRLHGWDDWEDTGKGHSQIIQQNGNETLKEIYLMSKDRLITEYIFEKRYETKIDSREAWNTTTLHQDNDIVWYTDGSRKENLFGADWYCGKGLSNEGFKQLGKYATVYQAEVIAISECTQEMLNLNINSKRITICTDSQAANKALDIK, encoded by the coding sequence ATGGAGACCATGATGGTCACCAGAAAAATTAAGAGACCCAACTTGGCCACACTAGAATTCGCTAACAAGAAActaaaaactacaagaaaagtGAAATATCTGGGAGTGATAATAAATGAGAAACTGACATGGAGAGAACATGTCTTCTCAAAAGTAGCAGCAGCAAAAAAGAACCTTAATCTACTATGCAGAATATTAGGCCCGACATGGGGCATGACTCCCCCGACAACTAAATGGATCTATGAGGCGATCATAGTACCTAGAATCACATTCGGGAATATCGTATGGTGGCAAACATCCAACATGATAACGGCGACTACAAAACTAGATAGCATACAGGGCACAGCCCTAAGGCGCACCTTTGGCACGTTCAAAACCACACCAACAAGGGAATTAGAGGCATTAACCAACTGcccccccctcctcctcctcctagATACCAAGATTAAAGAACTGGCAATGAAGACAGCCATGAGATTACACGGTTGGGACGACTGGGAAGATACCGGTAAAGGCCACAGCCAGATAATCCAACAAAACGGCAACgaaacattaaaagaaatatacctAATGTCAAAAGACAGATTAATCACCGAGTACATATTCGAAAAAAGATATGAAACCAAAATAGATTCCAGAGAAGCATGGAACACCACCACGCTACACCAAGATAACGACATAGTATGGTACACAGACGGATCTAGAAAAGAGAACCTTTTCGGCGCAGACTGGTACTGCGGAAAAGGCTTATCAAACGAAGGCTTTAAACAGCTAGGGAAATATGCAACAGTATACCAAGCTGAAGTCATAGCCATATCCGAATGTACGCAAGAAATGCTCAACCTCAATATAAACAGCAAAAGAATCACAATATGCACTGACAGCCAAGCGGCAAACAAAGcattagatataaaataa
- the LOC128879942 gene encoding uncharacterized protein LOC128879942 translates to MRKSTVADIKRFKYEDRIDSIPRKGQPKKLDGRDKRKLIRIMKKDPSLSAPKLATELLNETRKKIHPQTIRRVLKDSGYNERVARKKPYVNEQNRKKRLNFAKEFVLKEETW, encoded by the coding sequence ATGAGAAAGAGTACAGTGGCAGATATCAAACGGTTCAAATACGAGGATCGTATAGACTCTATACCTCGAAAGGGCCAACCAAAGAAGTTGGATGGACGTGATAAGAGGAAACTAATAAGAATAATGAAGAAGGATCCTTCACTCAGTGCACCGAAATTAGCAACAGAGCTCTTAAATGAGACTAGGAAGAAGATACATCCCCAAACAATCCGCAGAGTCTTAAAAGATAGTGGTTACAATGAAAGAGTAGCTAGGAAGAAACCATATGTGAATGAACagaatcgaaagaagagattaaattttgctaaagaatttgttttgaagGAAGAAACATGGTAG